In a single window of the Elaeis guineensis isolate ETL-2024a chromosome 4, EG11, whole genome shotgun sequence genome:
- the LOC114914074 gene encoding uncharacterized protein → MIQNSEVSYLGSSFHPSDARSTRARNSQHHSVQLGPVIDVDELRSPEATCSDSQERTVSDDSSFRARQVESDELLARQLQEQFYNELLGFENTEEIDANIALSLQQEENAPRASTARQNHYNPIDANIALSLQQEENAPCASTARENHCNPVRDIFLDLISYRYKRNDYEMLLALDINNHQHSGASENQINNLPQTVIQTDNVEEPCAVCLEKPSIGDTIRHLPCLHKFHKECIDPWLRKKTSCPGCRGTSKPEPVRVTDARGTVLMIHESSESSFYHHQSVSKHRGGNTGSYIIAKCTNFSILGRQG, encoded by the exons ATGATTCAGAACTCAGAAGTATCATATCTTGGATCATCTTTTCATCCCTCAGATGCAAGATCAACGAGAGCTCGCAATTCTCAGCACCATAGTGTTCAATTAGGACCAGTTATAGATGTTGATGAGTTGCGTTCCCCAGAAGCAACATGCAGTGATTCTCAAGAGCGGACAGTTTCTGATGACTCCAGTTTTAGGGCTAGACAGGTTGAATCAGATGAGTTATTAGCTCGCCAGCTCCAGGAGCAGTTTTATAATGAGTTGCTAGGTTTTGAAAATACAGAGGAG ATCGATGCAAATATTGCATTGTCACTGCAACAGGAGGAGAATGCTCCACGTGCTTCAACAGCTAGGCAGAATCATTATAATCCT ATCGATGCAAATATTGCATTGTCACTGCAACAGGAGGAGAATGCTCCATGTGCTTCAACAGCTAGGGAGAATCATTGTAATCCT GTGAGAGATATCTTTTTGGACCTTATATCATATAGATATAAAAG AAATGACTATGAGATGCTATTGGCTTTGGACATCAACAATCATCAACATTCTGGTGCTTCAGAGAACCAGATCAACAACTTGCCACAAACAGTAATTCAG acTGATAACGTTGAAGAACCATGTGCTGTCTGCCTTGAGAAGCCCTCCATTGGGGATACCATCCGTCATTTACCATGCTTACATAAATTCCACAAAGAA TGCATTGACCCATGGCTAAGAAAAAAGACATCATGCCCG GGTTGCAGGGGAACTAGCAAACCTGAACCTGTTCGTGTAACTGATGCGAGAGGAACGGTCTTGATGATACATGAGTCAAGTGAAAGTTCGTTTTATCACCACCAAAGTGTCTCAAAACATAGAGGAGGGAACACTGGATCTTACATAATTGCGAAATGCACAAATTTTTCCATCTTGGGGCGGCAGGGCTGA
- the LOC105043145 gene encoding uncharacterized protein, whose product MTRPLRGLAVLQLLSLSPALPSFKSFANSLSRLNFLFLRSLFLPSPSFSDSESSTSKAETSPLLPDSPPSDSTNPTSYRFRAADPAGRRYSSRKWFSKTEVMQRLTSVLSNGGWDLSFLNSPHVELDGLNVIRMLNDLFDGSSDAALAFFFFTWSWSYNGSNHGLRMVCAMIHISVLGSMNHMAVSFLRSIVRIGDGGKEWHESVFDILRETSRNRKVLEIVYSMLVNCYIDEGTLEKAIGLVNYMKKFNLFPTIEVYHALIRNLLESNQLNSAWEVFTEMPSSGDGSNELIISLFIHELCVRGSFVCACKLLSEMQNYGGKADIVVYTMVIDAFCKWGLLKEATAMLYKLIEMDFSLDYVLIASIVDGYCKAGRLVEAIGLLNSLSCVPDAYIYNSFILKLCKDGNVEEASKLFNEMFEIGINPDAFNYTTIINGYCKIYLIDQALNTFGLMLKRGVKPTILTYTMLIDGCCKVNDLQGAEHIFDVMKREGIQPDVVAYNTLINGYSKKGHMHKAYEQIDMMRMNGVIPDVATYNILMHGLIKRGFIMESREMFNELVRRGLFPDKIAFTNVIDGHSKEGNLEEAYLIWCSMNNSGIKPDVVTCSTLLSGFCKMHRMQDAGVLFHKMLDAGLEPDLILYNTLLHGYCREGDINEACRLLVMMKESSIVPNDITFQGLIHGLEKNGVENPVESAALKVREIFLLKCAG is encoded by the exons ATGACTCGGCCTCTCCGGGGCCTCGCCGTGCTCCAACTCCTCTCCCTTTCTCCCGCTCTCCCCTCTTTCAAATCCTTCGCCAATTCCCTCTCCCGTCTCAACTTCCTCTTCCTCCGGTCTCTCTTCTTGCCTTCTCCCTCCTTCTCCGACAGCGAATCCTCCACTTCTAAAGCCGAAACCTCCCCTCTCCTTCCAGATTCTCCCCCGTCCGACAGCACCAACCCAACCAGCTATAGGTTCCGCGCCGCCGATCCTGCGGGACGAAGGTACTCCTCGAGAAAATGGTTCAGCAAGACAGAGGTGATGCAAAGGCTGACATCCGTGCTTTCGAATGGAGGCTGGGACTTGAGTTTCTTGAATTCGCCCCATGTCGAATTGGATGGGCTGAATGTTATCAGGATGTTGAACGACCTGTTCGACGGGAGTTCGGATGCTGCTcttgctttctttttcttcacgtggTCTTGGAGTTACAATGGGTCGAATCATGGGCTCCGGATGGTTTGTGCAATGATCCATATTTCGGTTTTGGGGAGTATGAATCACATGGCAGTGAGCTTCCTTCGCAGTATTGTTAGAATTGGCGATGGTGGAAAAGAATGGCATGAGTCGGTGTTTGACATCTTAAGGGAGACGAGCAGGAACAGAAAAGTCTTGGAGATTGTTTA TAGTATGCTTGTTAATTGTTATATTGACGAGGGCACGTTGGAGAAGGCGATTGGGTTGGTAAATTATAtgaagaagtttaatttattcccAACTATTGAGGTGTACCATGCTCTTATCCGGAATCTTTTAGAATCTAATCAATTGAACTCTGCATGGGAGGTTTTTACAGAAATGCCAAGCAGCGGGGATGGGTCAAATGAGTTGATCATAAGCTTATTCATCCATGAACTCTGTGTCCGTGGTAGTTTCGTATGTGCATGTAAATTGCTTTCTGAAATGCAGAATTATGGTGGAAAAGCTGATATTGTTGTGTATACTATGGTAATCGATGCTTTTTGCAAATGGGGTCTTCTAAAAGAGGCAACTGCTATGCTTTATAAGTTGATTGAGATGGATTTTTCTCTTGACTATGTTCTTATTGCTTCCATTGTTGATGGTTATTGTAAAGCTGGAAGGCTGGTTGAGGCAATAGGTCTTTTGAACTCTTTATCTTGTGTTCCTGATGCTTATATATATAATAGCTTTATTTTAAAACTATGTAAAGATGGAAACGTGGAAGAAGCCAGTAAGCTTTTCAATGAGATGTTTGAAATAGGTATAAATCCAGATGCTTTTAACTACACTACCATTATAAATGGCTATTGTAAAATATACCTTATAGATCAAGCTCTGAATACTTTCGGCCTGATGTTGAAACGAGGGGTTAAGCCAACTATTTTAACTTATACAATGTTGATTGATGGCTGTTGCAAGGTCAATGATCTTCAAGGGGCTGAACACATATTTGATGTGATGAAAAGAGAGGGTATCCAACCTGATGTTGTAGCATATAACACATTAATCAATGGGTATAGTAAGAAAGGTCATATGCATAAGGCATATGAGCAGATAGATATGATGAGGATGAATGGTGTAATCCCAGATGTTGCTACGTATAATATTCTTATGCATGGTCTTATCAAGAGGGGCTTTATAATGGAATCAAGAGAAATGTTTAATGAGCTTGTTCGGAGGGGTTTATTTCCTGATAAAATTGCATTTACCAATGTTATCGATGGTCATTCTAAGGAAGGAAACCTAGAAGaagcatatcttatatggtgtagcATGAATAACAGTGGAATAAAACCTGATGTTGTGACTTGCAGCACTCTTCTCTCCGGATTTTGCAAAATGCACCGTATGCAAGATGCCGGTGTTCTATTTCATAAGATGCTGGATGCTGGGTTGGAGCCTGACTTGATATTGTATAACACTCTTTTACATGGATATTGTAGGGAAGGTGATATAAATGAAGCTTGCCGATTGCTTGTCATGATGAAGGAAAGCAGTATTGTTCCAAATGATATCACATTTCAAGGTCTAATTCATGGTCTTGAGAAAAATGGTGTAGAAAATCCTGTAGAAAGTGCTGCTTTAAAAGTACGAGAGATTTTCTTGTTAAAATGTGCAGGCTGA